From Papilio machaon chromosome 2, ilPapMach1.1, whole genome shotgun sequence, the proteins below share one genomic window:
- the LOC106709292 gene encoding voltage-dependent calcium channel subunit alpha-2/delta-3 isoform X4, whose translation MFHRIGRFVLLILLISLDSRDCTASAQYDTVNKISLNSVQAWAVKLGTELYHFGEFITRKKEVQDSFKSAQIESRDGEKLVQSMADDIRAMMELKISAVKRIVEAAENMAFDKQNEVVPEDFQFYNSKEMEEPYDELTMITTTPEPDFNLENWIVRPPSKSAHMQQNPHFSNIPVNINFSSVHVPTNVYAWAPEVIKGIHWSEGLDTHFINNYQSDPTLSWQYFGSSSGFMRHYPAMKWRADPVDIYDCRTRAWYMEAAASPKDVVVLVDRSGSMTGQRRDIAKHVVTNILDTLGNNDFVNVMTFADTVEEIVECFDDSLVQATLGNIRELKLALDNFETTEIANFSAALTRAFTLLEMYRNNSGGANCNQAIMLVTDGVPYNYKEIFEEFNWKYNTPVRVFTYLIGREVKVADVREVKWMACANRGFYVHLSTLAEVRERVLEHVNVLARPLVLQREKHPVVWTPVYANITDPKVADYLWEQRERAEQKERFLSQKRDKVLFNSEKEQDRRWRITQMKQGQYSELGNSQYQLMTSVSMPVYDLRHNENITENVLINEAYWVSVTKEMRIAKLLGVAGTDVPLSEIQALMTPYKIGVNGYAFIVTNNGYVLIHPDLRPVFQQILKPSYNSVDMLEIELFDDDRGPRNFSRELTALRKEIIDQKTGNKAMNVKYHLDDMKRVSRARRHMYWTGISDSPFTLVVTIPEGYGRHRVTPPPTDDIHRLSLTSKNISARQYLSDKWSVHPDWLYCRHYERTFSTPEEELLYFLERVAKPGWRWPAKPRPPEHHKNKPGHEKHNNGTPDAKERNKASNTTPRVEYYCDHGLMQALVYDARNTAWFNKSISDSASDEKAAEFIQRFGYIVAFLATHSGLTRWQTHPPREHEPDQPEFGKQFPRAIDEVWYRRAVEQHYAEPLSYVYSVPLSTPRAPLNVSAALVTAAHAVLHGEGHRKAPAAVVGFQFKHERLSEWFENITSSCEHNKECVTCLSDNWDCYLVDSNGWIIVSEDPSQTGQFFGKFRSDIMLRLVEDEVYRTVHIVDYQAVCFREKNTTNPASILITPLENLRLILAWFITTTIWTYNSISSTLAQASSYSFDDEYVTPTVAYQNYENDEDTDDPYMSRQPSRIMERDFEKLVLINRTRPTPCDREMFLYQLEYKNIDEKLNKPVKDCERPFYAQLVNYTNMLLIVVDAMCPKVEASILPIEPSEVQYNESLPCLKHKHPLYRRQPTSCIRNHTEESNIDMCGRGSLPQKNIFWIPLVALMLYSYLT comes from the exons ATGTTCCACCGCATCGGCAGATTTGTGTTGTTAATACTCCTTATTTCCCTTGACTCCAGGGACTGTACGGCCAGTGCCCAATATGATACTGTTAACAAAATATCACTCAAcag TGTTCAAGCCTGGGCTGTCAAGCTTGGCACGGAGCTGTATCACTTCGGCGAGTTCATCACTAGAAAGAAAGAGGTTCAAGAT agttTTAAATCGGCGCAAATTGAATCGAGAGATGGCGAGAAGTTAGTGCAGAGTATGGCAGATGACATCCGCGCCAtgatggaattaaaaatcagCGCAGTCAAAAGAATTGTAGAGGCCGCTGAGAACATGGCGTTCGATAAACAAAATGAAGTAGTCCCCGAAGACTTTCAGTTCTACAACAGCAAAGAAATGGAAGAACCCTACGACGAATTGACGATGATAACCACAACGCCAGAACCCGATTTCAATTTAGAAAATTGGATAGTACGTCCTCCAAGTAAAAGTGCTCATATGCAACAGAATCCACACTTTTCCAACATACCGGTCAATATTAACTTTAGTAGTGTCCACGTACCTACCAACGTCTATGCCTGGG CGCCAGAAGTCATAAAAGGAATCCATTGGTCGGAGGGATTGGACACGCATTTCATTAACAATTATCAAAGTGATCCAACACTGTCGTGGCAATATTTTGGCAGCTCGTCCGGGTTCATGAGGCATTATCCAG CAATGAAATGGAGGGCAGATCCAGTTGATATCTATGACTGTCGAACAAGGGCCTGGTATATGGAGGCGGCGGCCAGTCCTAAAGACGTTGTCGTATTGGTTGATCGTAGCGGATCTATGACCGGCCAGCGGCGGGACATCGCCAAACATGTAGTCACCAACATTCTGGACACATTGGGCAACAATGATTTTGTTAATGTCATGACATTTGCGGATACGGTCGAAGAAATTGTTGAATGCTTTGATGATTCATTAGTACAA GCAACTCTAGGAAATATAAGGGAGTTGAAGTTAGCGTTAGATAATTTTGAAACTACAGAAATAGCAAATTTTTCCGCGGCGTTGACGAGAGCTTTTACGCTTCTTGAAATGTATAGAAATAACAGCGGCGGTGCGAATTGTAATCAG GCAATAATGCTGGTCACTGACGGTGTGCCGTACAATTATAAGGAGATCTTCGAGGAGTTCAACTGGAAGTACAACACGCCCGTGCGCGTATTCACGTACCTGATAGGGCGCGAGGTAAAG GTAGCAGATGTGAGGGAGGTGAAGTGGATGGCGTGCGCGAACCGCGGATTCTACGTGCATCTGAGCACGTTAGCGGAGGTGAGAGAGCGCGTGTTGGAGCACGTCAATGTGTTAGCTCGACCGCTGGTGCTGCAGAGAGAGAAGCATCCCGTCGTCTGGACGCCTGTTTATGCTAACATTACT GATCCGAAGGTCGCAGATTACTTGTGGGAACAACGAGAGAGAGCAGAGCAAAAGGAACGCTTCCTCAGTCAAAAAAGGGACaaagttctttttaattccgagaaAGAACAGGATCGAAGGTGGCGGATAACACAG ATGAAGCAAGGTCAGTACAGCGAACTGGGTAACTCTCAGTACCAACTGATGACTTCGGTCTCCATGCCGGTCTACGATTTGCGACACAACGAG AACATCACAGAGAATGTACTGATAAATGAAGCTTACTGGGTATCAGTTACAAAAGAG ATGAGAATTGCGAAATTATTGGGCGTCGCGGGAACTGATGTGCCACTTTCGGAAATACAAGCGTTGATGACTCCATACAAG ATCGGCGTGAACGGGTACGCATTCATTGTGACGAACAACGGCTATGTTCTTATTCATCCGGATTTACGGCCCGTG TTTCAGCAAATATTAAAACCGAGTTACAACAGCGTAGATATGTtagaaattgaattatttgacGACGACCGAGGTCCGAGAAACTTTAGCAGAGAATTAACAGCG CTGAGAAAGGAAATAATTGATCAGAAAACAGGAAATAAAGCGATGAACGTTAAATATCATTTAGATGATATG AAACGCGTATCTCGCGCGAGGAGACACATGTATTGGACCGGTATCAGTGACTCTCCCTTCACGCTGGTGGTCACCATCCCCGAGGGGTACGGCCGCCACCGCGTCACGCCGCCCCCCACTGACGACATACACCGACTCTCGCTTACTTCTAAGAATATATCCGCCAGACAATATCTCTCTGATAAATGGAGCGTCCATCCAGACTG GCTGTATTGTCGACACTATGAACGTACGTTCTCAACTCCGGAAGAAGAGTTACTGTATTTCTTGGAGCGAGTAGCAAAGCCGGGTTGGCGATGGCCCGCGAAACCACGCCCGCCTGAACACCATAAGAACAAACCTGGCcatgaaaaacataataatg ggACTCCGGACGCCAAGGAGAGGAATAAAGCATCGAATACGACGCCTCGGGTGGAGTATTATT gTGATCACGGACTAATGCAGGCATTGGTATATGACGCAAGAAACACCGCCTGGTTCAATAAGAGCATTTCCGATTCGGCGTCAGATGAAAAAGC AGCGGAATTCATCCAACGTTTCGGGTACATAGTGGCGTTCCTCGCAACTCACAGTGGCCTCACGCGCTGGCAGACACACCCGCCCAGGGAACACGAACCCGACCA ACCAGAGTTCGGCAAGCAGTTCCCTCGTGCGATAGACGAAGTGTGGTACCGTCGTGCGGTAGAGCAACATTATGCTGAGCCGTTGAGCTACGTGTACAGCGTGCCGTTGAGTACGCCGCGCGCACCGCTCAACGTAAGCGCTGCACTAGTGACGGCCGCTCACGCTGTGCTGCATGGCGAAGGACATCGCAAGGCGCCCGCCGCCGTCGTCGGTTTCCAGTTCAAACACGAACGACTCAGCGAGTGGTTCGAGAATATCACCTCATCG TGTGAACATAACAAGGAGTGTGTGACTTGCCTGTCCGACAACTGGGACTGCTACCTGGTGGACAGTAACGGCTGGATCATCGTCAGCGAAGATCCCTCGCAGACCGGACAGTTCTTTGGCAAA TTCAGGTCAGACATAATGTTGCGTCTGGTGGAGGACGAGGTTTACCGCACTGTGCACATCGTCGACTATCAGGCGGTCTGCTTTCGCGAGAAGAACACCACTAATCCAGCATCTATTTTAATAACG CCATTAGAAAACCTGCGTTTGATTTTAGCATGGTTTATAACAACTACGATCTGGACATATAATTCCATTAGTTCAACTCTAGCGCAGGCATCAAGTTATTCCTTTGATGACG AGTATGTAACACCCACCG TTGCGTACCAGAATTACGAAAACGATGAGGATACTGATGACCCGTACATGTCACGGCAACCTTCCAGGATTATGGAAAGAGATTTTGAAAAGTTGGTCCTTATAAACCGGACAAGACCGACGCCTTGCGATCGAGAAATGTTTCTCTACCAATtggaatacaaaaacatagacgagaaattaaataaacctgTCAAAGATTGTGAAAGACCGTTCTACGCTCAGCTGGTGAATTATACGAATATGTTATTGATAGTCGTTGACGCGATGTGCCCGAAAGTTGAGGCTTCCATATTGCCGATAGAGCCCTCCGAAGTGCAGTACAATGAATCTTTGCCGTGTTTGAAACATAAGCATCCGCTTTATAGACGACAACCGACATCTTGTATAAGAAATCATACTGAA GAAAGTAACATAGATATGTGCGGTCGCGGGAGTCTGCCTCAgaagaacatattctggataCCTTTAGTAGCTTTAATgttatatagttatttaacataa
- the LOC106709292 gene encoding voltage-dependent calcium channel subunit alpha-2/delta-3 isoform X7 encodes MFHRIGRFVLLILLISLDSRDCTASAQYDTVNKISLNSVQAWAVKLGTELYHFGEFITRKKEVQDSFKSAQIESRDGEKLVQSMADDIRAMMELKISAVKRIVEAAENMAFDKQNEVVPEDFQFYNSKEMEEPYDELTMITTTPEPDFNLENWIVRPPSKSAHMQQNPHFSNIPVNINFSSVHVPTNVYAWAPEVIKGIHWSEGLDTHFINNYQSDPTLSWQYFGSSSGFMRHYPAMKWRADPVDIYDCRTRAWYMEAAASPKDVVVLVDRSGSMTGQRRDIAKHVVTNILDTLGNNDFVNVMTFADTVEEIVECFDDSLVQATLGNIRELKLALDNFETTEIANFSAALTRAFTLLEMYRNNSGGANCNQAIMLVTDGVPYNYKEIFEEFNWKYNTPVRVFTYLIGREVKVADVREVKWMACANRGFYVHLSTLAEVRERVLEHVNVLARPLVLQREKHPVVWTPVYANITDPKVADYLWEQRERAEQKERFLSQKRDKVLFNSEKEQDRRWRITQMKQGQYSELGNSQYQLMTSVSMPVYDLRHNEMRIAKLLGVAGTDVPLSEIQALMTPYKIGVNGYAFIVTNNGYVLIHPDLRPVFQQILKPSYNSVDMLEIELFDDDRGPRNFSRELTALRKEIIDQKTGNKAMNVKYHLDDMKRVSRARRHMYWTGISDSPFTLVVTIPEGYGRHRVTPPPTDDIHRLSLTSKNISARQYLSDKWSVHPDWLYCRHYERTFSTPEEELLYFLERVAKPGWRWPAKPRPPEHHKNKPGHEKHNNGTPDAKERNKASNTTPRVEYYCDHGLMQALVYDARNTAWFNKSISDSASDEKAAEFIQRFGYIVAFLATHSGLTRWQTHPPREHEPDQPEFGKQFPRAIDEVWYRRAVEQHYAEPLSYVYSVPLSTPRAPLNVSAALVTAAHAVLHGEGHRKAPAAVVGFQFKHERLSEWFENITSSCEHNKECVTCLSDNWDCYLVDSNGWIIVSEDPSQTGQFFGKFRSDIMLRLVEDEVYRTVHIVDYQAVCFREKNTTNPASILITPLENLRLILAWFITTTIWTYNSISSTLAQASSYSFDDEYVTPTVAYQNYENDEDTDDPYMSRQPSRIMERDFEKLVLINRTRPTPCDREMFLYQLEYKNIDEKLNKPVKDCERPFYAQLVNYTNMLLIVVDAMCPKVEASILPIEPSEVQYNESLPCLKHKHPLYRRQPTSCIRNHTEESNIDMCGRGSLPQKNIFWIPLVALMLYSYLT; translated from the exons ATGTTCCACCGCATCGGCAGATTTGTGTTGTTAATACTCCTTATTTCCCTTGACTCCAGGGACTGTACGGCCAGTGCCCAATATGATACTGTTAACAAAATATCACTCAAcag TGTTCAAGCCTGGGCTGTCAAGCTTGGCACGGAGCTGTATCACTTCGGCGAGTTCATCACTAGAAAGAAAGAGGTTCAAGAT agttTTAAATCGGCGCAAATTGAATCGAGAGATGGCGAGAAGTTAGTGCAGAGTATGGCAGATGACATCCGCGCCAtgatggaattaaaaatcagCGCAGTCAAAAGAATTGTAGAGGCCGCTGAGAACATGGCGTTCGATAAACAAAATGAAGTAGTCCCCGAAGACTTTCAGTTCTACAACAGCAAAGAAATGGAAGAACCCTACGACGAATTGACGATGATAACCACAACGCCAGAACCCGATTTCAATTTAGAAAATTGGATAGTACGTCCTCCAAGTAAAAGTGCTCATATGCAACAGAATCCACACTTTTCCAACATACCGGTCAATATTAACTTTAGTAGTGTCCACGTACCTACCAACGTCTATGCCTGGG CGCCAGAAGTCATAAAAGGAATCCATTGGTCGGAGGGATTGGACACGCATTTCATTAACAATTATCAAAGTGATCCAACACTGTCGTGGCAATATTTTGGCAGCTCGTCCGGGTTCATGAGGCATTATCCAG CAATGAAATGGAGGGCAGATCCAGTTGATATCTATGACTGTCGAACAAGGGCCTGGTATATGGAGGCGGCGGCCAGTCCTAAAGACGTTGTCGTATTGGTTGATCGTAGCGGATCTATGACCGGCCAGCGGCGGGACATCGCCAAACATGTAGTCACCAACATTCTGGACACATTGGGCAACAATGATTTTGTTAATGTCATGACATTTGCGGATACGGTCGAAGAAATTGTTGAATGCTTTGATGATTCATTAGTACAA GCAACTCTAGGAAATATAAGGGAGTTGAAGTTAGCGTTAGATAATTTTGAAACTACAGAAATAGCAAATTTTTCCGCGGCGTTGACGAGAGCTTTTACGCTTCTTGAAATGTATAGAAATAACAGCGGCGGTGCGAATTGTAATCAG GCAATAATGCTGGTCACTGACGGTGTGCCGTACAATTATAAGGAGATCTTCGAGGAGTTCAACTGGAAGTACAACACGCCCGTGCGCGTATTCACGTACCTGATAGGGCGCGAGGTAAAG GTAGCAGATGTGAGGGAGGTGAAGTGGATGGCGTGCGCGAACCGCGGATTCTACGTGCATCTGAGCACGTTAGCGGAGGTGAGAGAGCGCGTGTTGGAGCACGTCAATGTGTTAGCTCGACCGCTGGTGCTGCAGAGAGAGAAGCATCCCGTCGTCTGGACGCCTGTTTATGCTAACATTACT GATCCGAAGGTCGCAGATTACTTGTGGGAACAACGAGAGAGAGCAGAGCAAAAGGAACGCTTCCTCAGTCAAAAAAGGGACaaagttctttttaattccgagaaAGAACAGGATCGAAGGTGGCGGATAACACAG ATGAAGCAAGGTCAGTACAGCGAACTGGGTAACTCTCAGTACCAACTGATGACTTCGGTCTCCATGCCGGTCTACGATTTGCGACACAACGAG ATGAGAATTGCGAAATTATTGGGCGTCGCGGGAACTGATGTGCCACTTTCGGAAATACAAGCGTTGATGACTCCATACAAG ATCGGCGTGAACGGGTACGCATTCATTGTGACGAACAACGGCTATGTTCTTATTCATCCGGATTTACGGCCCGTG TTTCAGCAAATATTAAAACCGAGTTACAACAGCGTAGATATGTtagaaattgaattatttgacGACGACCGAGGTCCGAGAAACTTTAGCAGAGAATTAACAGCG CTGAGAAAGGAAATAATTGATCAGAAAACAGGAAATAAAGCGATGAACGTTAAATATCATTTAGATGATATG AAACGCGTATCTCGCGCGAGGAGACACATGTATTGGACCGGTATCAGTGACTCTCCCTTCACGCTGGTGGTCACCATCCCCGAGGGGTACGGCCGCCACCGCGTCACGCCGCCCCCCACTGACGACATACACCGACTCTCGCTTACTTCTAAGAATATATCCGCCAGACAATATCTCTCTGATAAATGGAGCGTCCATCCAGACTG GCTGTATTGTCGACACTATGAACGTACGTTCTCAACTCCGGAAGAAGAGTTACTGTATTTCTTGGAGCGAGTAGCAAAGCCGGGTTGGCGATGGCCCGCGAAACCACGCCCGCCTGAACACCATAAGAACAAACCTGGCcatgaaaaacataataatg ggACTCCGGACGCCAAGGAGAGGAATAAAGCATCGAATACGACGCCTCGGGTGGAGTATTATT gTGATCACGGACTAATGCAGGCATTGGTATATGACGCAAGAAACACCGCCTGGTTCAATAAGAGCATTTCCGATTCGGCGTCAGATGAAAAAGC AGCGGAATTCATCCAACGTTTCGGGTACATAGTGGCGTTCCTCGCAACTCACAGTGGCCTCACGCGCTGGCAGACACACCCGCCCAGGGAACACGAACCCGACCA ACCAGAGTTCGGCAAGCAGTTCCCTCGTGCGATAGACGAAGTGTGGTACCGTCGTGCGGTAGAGCAACATTATGCTGAGCCGTTGAGCTACGTGTACAGCGTGCCGTTGAGTACGCCGCGCGCACCGCTCAACGTAAGCGCTGCACTAGTGACGGCCGCTCACGCTGTGCTGCATGGCGAAGGACATCGCAAGGCGCCCGCCGCCGTCGTCGGTTTCCAGTTCAAACACGAACGACTCAGCGAGTGGTTCGAGAATATCACCTCATCG TGTGAACATAACAAGGAGTGTGTGACTTGCCTGTCCGACAACTGGGACTGCTACCTGGTGGACAGTAACGGCTGGATCATCGTCAGCGAAGATCCCTCGCAGACCGGACAGTTCTTTGGCAAA TTCAGGTCAGACATAATGTTGCGTCTGGTGGAGGACGAGGTTTACCGCACTGTGCACATCGTCGACTATCAGGCGGTCTGCTTTCGCGAGAAGAACACCACTAATCCAGCATCTATTTTAATAACG CCATTAGAAAACCTGCGTTTGATTTTAGCATGGTTTATAACAACTACGATCTGGACATATAATTCCATTAGTTCAACTCTAGCGCAGGCATCAAGTTATTCCTTTGATGACG AGTATGTAACACCCACCG TTGCGTACCAGAATTACGAAAACGATGAGGATACTGATGACCCGTACATGTCACGGCAACCTTCCAGGATTATGGAAAGAGATTTTGAAAAGTTGGTCCTTATAAACCGGACAAGACCGACGCCTTGCGATCGAGAAATGTTTCTCTACCAATtggaatacaaaaacatagacgagaaattaaataaacctgTCAAAGATTGTGAAAGACCGTTCTACGCTCAGCTGGTGAATTATACGAATATGTTATTGATAGTCGTTGACGCGATGTGCCCGAAAGTTGAGGCTTCCATATTGCCGATAGAGCCCTCCGAAGTGCAGTACAATGAATCTTTGCCGTGTTTGAAACATAAGCATCCGCTTTATAGACGACAACCGACATCTTGTATAAGAAATCATACTGAA GAAAGTAACATAGATATGTGCGGTCGCGGGAGTCTGCCTCAgaagaacatattctggataCCTTTAGTAGCTTTAATgttatatagttatttaacataa